Proteins co-encoded in one Lates calcarifer isolate ASB-BC8 linkage group LG17, TLL_Latcal_v3, whole genome shotgun sequence genomic window:
- the atp1b1a gene encoding sodium/potassium-transporting ATPase subunit beta-1a: MSGNKDSDGGWRKFLWNSEKKEFLGRTGGSWFKIFLFYVIFYGCLAGIFIGTIQALLLTLSNYKPTYQDRVAPPGLSHTPRSDKSEIAFSISDKDSYTKYTKSMDDFLQPYDDELQTDQMKFEDCGVTPQSYRDRGSLEHEAGQKKACRFHRSWLGSCSGVGDTSYGFKEGKPCIIVKLNRIVNFRPRVPSDNQSLPDALQGKVMPNLIPIYCKNKREEDKSKIGEIKYFGLGEGFPLQYYPYYGKLLHPQYLQPLVAIQFTNLTMAQELRIECKAYGANIDYSEKDRYQGRFDVKITVSS; the protein is encoded by the exons ATGTCGGGAAATAAAGACAGTGACGGCGGATGGAGGAAATTTCTGTGGAATTCAGAGAAGAAGGAGTTTCTAGGACGAACAGGGGGCAGTTGGT TTAAAATCTTCTTGTTCTATGTGATCTTCTATGGATGCTTGGCTGGAATTTTCATTGGGACCATTCAGGCTTTGCTGCTTACGTTAAGTAACTACAAACCCACGTATCAGGACAGAGTCGCTCCCCCAG gtCTGTCACACACCCCACGCTCAGACAAATCTGAAATTGCTTTCAGTATTTCTGATAAGGACTCATATACGAAGTACACCAAAAGCATGGATGACTTCCTTCAACCGTATGATGATGAGCTTCAGACTGATCAGATGAAATTTGAAGACTGTGGAG TCACTCCTCAGTCGTACAGGGACCGTGGAAGTCTGGAGCATGAAGCAGGACAGAAGAAAGCCTGCCGCTTCCACAGGTCTTGGCTTGGCAGCTGCTCAGGGGTGGGCGATACCTCTTACGGCTTCAAGGAGGGAAAGCCCTGCATTATTGTGAAGCTCAACAGGATTGTCAACTTCAGACCTAGG GTTCCTTCTGACAATCAGTCACTGCCAGATGCTCTGCAAGGAAAAGTAATGCCCAACCTGATCCCCATTTACTGCAAAAATAAG agagaagaggataAAAGCAAGATCGGAGAGATCAAATACTTTGGCTTGGGCGAGGGCTTTCCTCTCCAGTACTACCCTTACTACGGCAAACTGCTGCACCCCCAGTACCTGCAGCCTCTGGTGGCCATTCAGTTCACCAACCTCACTATGGCTCAAGAGCTCCGCATTGAGTGCAAAGCATATGGAGCAAACATTGACTACAGCGAGAAAGACCGCTATCAAGGACGTTTCGATGTTAAGATCACAGTCAGCTCATGA